One region of Skermanella mucosa genomic DNA includes:
- a CDS encoding LysR family transcriptional regulator: protein MDRITALAAFVRTVELGSQAAASEDLGLSRAMVGRHIQQLEDRLGVRLLNRTTRKQSLTEAGLAFFEKCASILDQLNEAERVASELQAEPRGTLRVNGPMSFGSTHLASALAAYSERHPQVRIDLVLNDRQVDLVEEGYDVAIRIARLTDSSLIARRLAPIRIALCASPDYLGRHGTPRTPQDLAGHNCLLYTYSPTPLDWTLVGPDGVETVVRVTGSLSANNGDALVAAAIAGQGIVRQPTFIVGDALRDGRLVTVLPDYALPQPSAYAVYPHARNLSPKVRSFVDFLAGHFRGVPPWDVGLDEVSAIR, encoded by the coding sequence ATGGATCGAATCACCGCCCTGGCCGCCTTCGTCCGCACCGTGGAACTGGGAAGCCAAGCCGCGGCGTCGGAGGATCTCGGCTTGTCCCGGGCGATGGTCGGCCGCCATATCCAGCAGTTGGAAGACCGGCTGGGCGTCCGCCTGCTCAACCGCACGACCCGCAAGCAGAGCCTGACCGAAGCGGGTCTGGCCTTCTTCGAGAAATGCGCGAGCATCCTGGACCAGTTGAACGAGGCCGAGCGGGTGGCCAGCGAGTTGCAGGCCGAGCCGCGCGGCACGTTGCGGGTCAACGGCCCGATGAGCTTCGGCAGCACCCATCTCGCTTCCGCCCTGGCCGCCTATAGCGAGCGGCACCCCCAGGTCCGGATCGACCTGGTACTCAACGACCGGCAGGTGGATCTGGTGGAGGAAGGCTACGACGTCGCGATCCGGATCGCCCGCCTGACCGATTCCAGCCTGATCGCCCGCCGCCTCGCCCCGATCCGGATCGCCCTCTGCGCCTCCCCCGATTACCTGGGTCGCCATGGAACGCCGCGCACGCCCCAGGATCTCGCCGGGCACAACTGCCTGCTCTATACCTACTCCCCCACCCCGCTCGACTGGACGCTGGTCGGGCCGGACGGCGTGGAGACCGTGGTGCGGGTGACCGGCAGCCTGTCGGCCAACAACGGCGACGCGCTGGTGGCCGCGGCGATCGCCGGCCAGGGCATCGTGCGGCAGCCCACCTTCATCGTCGGTGACGCGCTCCGCGACGGCAGGCTGGTCACGGTCCTGCCGGACTACGCCCTGCCGCAGCCCAGTGCCTACGCGGTCTATCCCCATGCCCGCAACCTGTCGCCCAAGGTCCGGAGCTTCGTCGATTTCCTGGCCGGGCATTTCCGCGGGGTCCCGCCTTGGGACGTCGGCCTGGACGAGGTGTCAGCTATCCGTTAA
- a CDS encoding DoxX family protein — MNASHSTHSQADYAALLLRVSLGILFLAHAGLKIFTFTIPGTVQFFETIGYPGFFAYLVILGELGGGLALILGAWTRAVSIALLPIMIGATLQHLPNGWMFGSTGGGWEFPAFWTVTLVVQALLGAGAYALKPEKLLGFGGAGRTAQAAR, encoded by the coding sequence ATGAACGCTTCTCACTCGACCCACTCGCAGGCCGATTACGCCGCTCTTCTGCTGCGCGTCAGCCTCGGCATCCTTTTCCTTGCCCATGCCGGGCTCAAGATCTTCACCTTCACGATTCCGGGCACGGTGCAGTTCTTCGAGACCATCGGCTACCCTGGCTTCTTCGCCTACTTGGTCATCCTGGGCGAGCTGGGTGGCGGGCTCGCCCTGATCCTGGGCGCCTGGACGCGCGCGGTTTCCATCGCCCTGCTGCCGATCATGATCGGCGCCACGCTCCAGCACCTGCCGAACGGCTGGATGTTCGGCAGCACCGGCGGCGGCTGGGAGTTCCCCGCGTTCTGGACGGTGACCCTGGTCGTCCAGGCCCTGCTCGGCGCCGGCGCCTACGCGCTGAAGCCGGAGAAGCTGCTGGGCTTCGGCGGCGCCGGACGGACCGCGCAGGCCGCCCGCTGA
- the gap gene encoding type I glyceraldehyde-3-phosphate dehydrogenase: protein MAVKVAINGFGRIGRLVLRAIYESGRTDVEVVAINDLADVHTNAHLLKYDSVHGRFPGTVEAREGVLVVNGHEIKVVQVRDPAQLPWGDMGVEIALECSGIFTKRDDAAKHLTAGAKKVLISAPATDEDLTVVYGVNHDKLTAEHKIVSNASCTTNCLAPVAFVLNNLVGIEKGFMTTIHSYTGDQRIVDTMHKDLHRARAAALNMIPTSTGAAKAVGKVLPELKGKLDGTAIRVPTPNVSVVDFKFIAKRATSPEEIQKAISEAAAGPLKGILEAYDEELVSTDFNHDPHSSIFALKEVKVIDGNFVRILTWYDNEWGFSNRMADTAVAMSKAG, encoded by the coding sequence ATGGCTGTTAAGGTTGCGATCAACGGATTCGGGCGTATCGGCCGTCTGGTGCTGCGCGCGATCTACGAATCCGGCCGCACCGACGTCGAGGTCGTCGCGATCAACGATCTCGCCGACGTGCATACCAACGCGCACCTGCTGAAGTACGACAGCGTCCATGGCCGGTTCCCGGGCACCGTGGAGGCCCGCGAGGGCGTGCTGGTCGTCAACGGTCACGAGATCAAGGTCGTCCAGGTCCGCGACCCGGCCCAGCTCCCCTGGGGCGACATGGGCGTCGAGATCGCGCTTGAATGCTCGGGCATCTTCACCAAGCGCGACGATGCCGCCAAGCACCTGACGGCCGGCGCCAAGAAGGTCCTGATCTCCGCCCCGGCGACCGACGAGGACCTGACGGTCGTCTACGGCGTCAACCACGACAAGCTGACGGCCGAGCACAAGATCGTGTCGAACGCCTCGTGCACGACCAACTGCCTCGCCCCGGTCGCCTTCGTGCTGAACAATCTGGTCGGCATCGAAAAAGGCTTCATGACCACGATCCACAGCTACACGGGCGACCAGCGCATCGTCGACACGATGCACAAGGACCTGCACCGCGCCCGCGCCGCCGCGCTGAACATGATCCCGACCTCGACCGGCGCCGCCAAGGCCGTCGGCAAGGTGCTGCCGGAACTGAAGGGCAAGCTGGACGGCACCGCCATCCGCGTGCCGACCCCCAACGTCTCGGTCGTGGACTTCAAGTTCATTGCCAAGCGGGCGACCAGCCCGGAGGAGATCCAGAAGGCCATCTCCGAAGCCGCTGCCGGCCCGCTCAAGGGCATCCTGGAGGCCTATGACGAGGAGTTGGTGTCGACCGACTTCAACCACGACCCGCACTCCTCGATCTTCGCCCTGAAGGAGGTCAAGGTCATCGACGGCAACTTCGTCCGCATCCTGACCTGGTACGACAACGAATGGGGCTTCTCCAACCGCATGGCCGACACCGCCGTCGCCATGTCGAAGGCCGGCTGA
- the tkt gene encoding transketolase, giving the protein MPTTPSSATPASPAGVPHEQLANAIRVLAMDAVEAAKSGHPGMPMGMADVATVLFGKFLKFDPKAPQWPDRDRFVLSAGHGSMLLYSLLHLSGYEEMTIDELKRFRQLHSKTPGHPEVLQSGGIETTTGPLGQGISTAVGMALAERILNARFGDDLVDHYTYVIASDGDLMEGISHEAASFAGHLGLSKLIVLWDDNQISIDGPTSLSFTDDTLNRFRAYGWDVREIDGHNPQQITTAIEYARTTDAPSLIACKTIIGYGAPTKGGTHHCHGSPLGADEIKAAREKLAWTHEHFIVPEEITQVWRGFGQRGVAERESWQARLDGADDSLRRSFEHAVSGELPADFDAVIDGFKSKVSAEKPKLATRVASGNVLDVLVPAVPELIGGSADLTPSNNTRVKNTGAVQRGDFHGRYVHFGVREHGMAAAMNGMALHGGIIPYGGTFLTFSDYCRPAIRLAALMKSRTIFIMTHDSIGLGEDGPTHQPVEHVPALRTIPNLLVFRPADAVETAECWAIAMKSVHRPSLMALTRQNLPTVRTEHTTENLSAKGAYILAPADGERKVTVFATGSEVEIALQARATLQAEGIGTAVVSMPSMELFEEQDEAYQDEVIGENTVRIAVEAQVRQGWDRYIGRKGTFVGMKSFGESAPYQDLYKHFGITADAVVTAAKAKL; this is encoded by the coding sequence CTCAAGTTCGATCCCAAGGCGCCGCAATGGCCCGACCGCGACCGCTTCGTGCTGTCGGCCGGGCATGGCTCGATGCTGCTGTACAGCCTGCTCCATCTCTCCGGCTACGAGGAGATGACGATCGACGAGCTGAAGCGGTTCCGCCAGCTCCACAGCAAGACCCCCGGCCACCCGGAAGTGCTCCAGTCCGGCGGGATCGAGACGACCACCGGCCCGCTCGGCCAGGGCATCTCCACCGCGGTCGGGATGGCGCTGGCCGAGCGCATCCTGAACGCGCGGTTCGGCGACGACCTGGTCGACCACTACACCTATGTGATCGCCAGCGACGGCGACCTGATGGAAGGCATCAGCCACGAGGCGGCGTCCTTCGCCGGCCACCTGGGCCTGTCCAAGCTGATCGTCCTGTGGGACGACAACCAGATCTCGATCGACGGCCCGACCAGCCTCAGCTTCACCGACGACACGCTGAACCGCTTCCGGGCCTATGGCTGGGACGTGCGCGAGATCGACGGTCACAATCCCCAGCAGATCACCACGGCGATCGAATACGCCCGCACCACCGACGCGCCGTCGCTGATCGCGTGCAAGACCATCATCGGCTACGGCGCCCCGACCAAGGGCGGCACCCACCATTGCCACGGCTCGCCGCTGGGCGCCGACGAGATCAAGGCCGCCCGCGAGAAGCTGGCCTGGACCCACGAGCACTTCATCGTCCCGGAAGAGATCACCCAGGTCTGGCGCGGCTTCGGCCAGCGCGGCGTGGCCGAGCGGGAGAGCTGGCAGGCCCGCCTGGACGGCGCCGACGACAGCCTGCGCAGGAGCTTCGAGCACGCCGTCTCCGGCGAGCTGCCGGCCGATTTCGACGCGGTGATCGACGGCTTCAAGAGCAAGGTCTCTGCCGAGAAGCCGAAGCTGGCGACCCGCGTCGCCTCGGGCAACGTTCTCGACGTCCTGGTGCCCGCGGTGCCCGAGCTGATCGGCGGCTCCGCCGACCTGACGCCCAGCAACAACACCCGCGTCAAGAATACCGGCGCCGTCCAGCGCGGCGACTTCCACGGCCGCTACGTCCATTTCGGCGTCCGCGAGCACGGCATGGCGGCGGCGATGAACGGCATGGCGCTGCATGGCGGGATCATTCCGTATGGCGGCACCTTCCTGACCTTCAGCGACTATTGCCGCCCGGCGATCCGCCTCGCGGCCCTGATGAAGTCCCGCACGATCTTCATCATGACCCATGACAGCATCGGCCTGGGCGAGGACGGCCCGACCCACCAGCCGGTCGAGCACGTGCCGGCGCTGCGCACCATCCCGAACCTGCTGGTCTTCCGCCCGGCCGACGCGGTCGAGACGGCGGAATGCTGGGCGATCGCGATGAAGAGCGTCCACCGTCCGTCGCTGATGGCGCTGACCCGCCAGAACCTGCCGACGGTCCGGACCGAGCACACGACCGAGAACCTGTCCGCCAAGGGAGCCTATATCCTGGCCCCGGCCGACGGCGAGCGGAAGGTCACGGTCTTCGCCACCGGGTCGGAGGTGGAGATCGCCCTTCAGGCCCGCGCGACGCTCCAGGCCGAGGGAATCGGCACGGCCGTGGTCTCCATGCCCAGCATGGAGCTGTTCGAGGAGCAGGACGAGGCCTACCAGGACGAGGTGATCGGCGAGAACACGGTCCGCATCGCCGTCGAGGCCCAGGTCCGCCAGGGCTGGGACCGCTATATCGGCCGCAAGGGGACATTCGTCGGCATGAAGAGCTTCGGCGAATCGGCGCCCTACCAGGATCTCTACAAGCATTTCGGCATTACTGCCGATGCCGTGGTGACGGCCGCCAAGGCCAAGTTGTAA